In Perca flavescens isolate YP-PL-M2 chromosome 7, PFLA_1.0, whole genome shotgun sequence, the following proteins share a genomic window:
- the LOC114558157 gene encoding uncharacterized protein LOC114558157, with product MDFNEKDKRYKQVKAINGGGTRHLTINKDKTVMEIKKLAEDLFFPNGFSKKKKRLSDYSTKIESSQVHVNSWSTVDNLYEESKVKTLRLYLCTKRVNVELSSEEEEAKMHLTSTPTVDLTGHEPHASTEVQDMDDLEIIIGVVATEDVQLDDTVPWNEQPPQRLVEPQSVPWPDQPLQSPSEHQPAPSNEQPPQGFGGLVAEPWNDQTLGERAPVTLIIRRGHCLTDLIKAFTNPDILNADVFIKIRLPNGKLEEGEGSGVTRDCFTEFWTDLYERCTMGGDVKVPFIRHDYQCEEWQDIARILVVGWKIARYFPVKLATPFLEEVLYSTTFSSLKDTFLQYVSEQEREVLQKALEDFDSVDSDSLFDALEPHECQQVPTKDNLIPLLSQMGHTSLIQAPMYVIECWRPIVVHLASVLPPDALHHVIEQKTPTGKAVKDLLQFPDVMTAPEKAVARYLMRYVGEVDLRTLQLFLRFCTGSNLMEKPIKIEFIETSDFERRPQSHTCGCLLKLPVGYNNYPDLRSDFNTIHTSSVWVMDII from the coding sequence ATGGACTTTAATGAAAAAGACAAACGGTATAAACAAGTAAAGGCAATCAATGGGGGAGGAACGAGACACCTGACAATCAACAAGGATAAAACAGTAATGGAAATCAAAAAACTAGCTGAAGACCTGTTTTTCCCAAATGGTTTttcgaaaaaaaagaaaaggctctCAGATTATTCTACTAAAATTGAATCGTCTCAGGTACATGTCAACAGTTGGAGCACTGTGGATAACTTGTATGAAGAAAGCAAAGTAAAAACTCTTAGACTGTATCTTTGTACCAAAAGAGTAAATGTGGAGTTGTCCTCTGAGGAAGAGGAAGCAAAGATGCATTTAACTTCAACCCCAACTGTTGATCTCACAGGACATGAGCCACATGCTTCAACTGAGGTACAAGATATGGATGACCTCGAGATTATAATTGGGGTTGTGGCAACTGAAGATGTGCAGTTGGATGACACTGTGCCATGGAATGAACAGCCACCACAGAGATTGGTTGAACCTCAATCTGTTCCTTGGCCTGACCAGCCACTGCAGAGCCCAAGCGAACATCAACCAGCTCCTTCAAATGAACAGCCACCGCAGGGATTTGGTGGCCTTGTTGCAGAGCCATGGAATGACCAGACACTGGGTGAACGTGCTCCGGTTACACTGATTATTAGGCGGGGGCATTGTCTCACTGACCTAATCAAAGCCTTCACAAACCCAGATATTTTAAACGCTGATGTGTTTATTAAGATACGCCTACCTAATGGAAAACTTGAAGAAGGGGAGGGAAGTGGTGTGACCCGGGACTGCTTCACAGAGTTTTGGACAGACTTATATGAAAGGTGCACCATGGGCGGGGATGTGAAAGTACCCTTTATTAGGCATGATTATCAGTGTGAAGAGTGGCAGGATATTGCTAGAATCTTAGTAGTAGGGTGGAAGATTGCCCGCTATTTCCCAGTGAAACTGGCGACACCATTCCTTGAAGAGGTACTGTACTCCACAACCTTCAGCAGCTTAAAGGACACCTTCTTGCAGTACGTGTCTGAACAGGAGAGAGAGGTCCTTCAAAAGGCTTTGGAGGACTTTGACTCTGTTGACAGTGATTCACTATTTGATGCTCTTGAGCCACACGAGTGCCAGCAGGTTCCTACAAAGGACAATCTGATCCCACTGCTCTCACAGATGGGACACACATCTCTCATACAGGCACCAATGTATGTAATCGAGTGTTGGCGTCCTATTGTGGTGCACTTGGCAAGTGTGTTGCCACCAGATGCTCTGCATCATGTCATAGAGCAGAAGACCCCAACTGGAAAAGCTGTAAAGGACCTCCTGCAGTTTCCAGATGTGATGACTGCACCCGAAAAAGCAGTTGCCCGCTACCTGATGAGATATGTAGGTGAAGTCGATCTGAGAACCCTTCAGCTTTTCCTCCGCTTCTGCACTGGTTCAAATTTGATGGAAAAACCAATTAAGATAGAGTTCATTGAAACCTCAGATTTTGAGCGAAGACCACAATCACATACATGTGGCTGCCTTTTAAAGCTACCTGTAGGATACAACAATTATCCAGACCTCCGTAGTGATTTCAATACTATACACACAAGCTCAGTATGGGTAATGGATATCATCTAG